The following nucleotide sequence is from Kiritimatiella glycovorans.
TGATCCTGCCCTGGGTCGAAGTCCCGCATCTGGCCAGCCACGTCCTCGGCCTCATTGCCCGGCGCATCCGGGATGACTGGCAGGGCAAGTACGCTCATCCCGTGCATGCCTTGGAAACGTTCGTGGACCGTTCCCGATTCAAAGGCACCTGCTACCGGGCCGCGAACTGGATGCGCCTGGGCGCAACGCAGGGGCGGACCCGCAACGATCGAGACCGCCGCATCCAGGCGCCGGTCAAGGACGTGTATCTGTATCCGCTCATCCCGGACTTCCGGCGGGAGTTGTGCGCACCCGCCTGCTCCCGAACCGAAGGGAGGGCGGGCAGGTGATGACACGCCAAGAGGCCGAAGCGATCTACGACGCCGGCAAGGACACCGTCGTGCGGGTGCTGTTGATGATGGACGCACGAATCCATTCACTGGAGCGTCAAGTTCAAGACCTGACAAGCCGTCTTGACCAAAGCGATCAACGCGTCCGCCACCTGGAAGAGCAGCTTGCCAAGAACTCGCGCAACAGCAGCAAACCGCCCTCCAGCGACGGCTTCAAGAAACCTGCGCCCAAAAGCCTGCGCAAGAAGGGCAAGCGCAAGTCCGGCGGCCAGCCCGGCCATACCGGCCATACGCTCGCGATGGCCGACAAGCCCGAGCACACCGAAGTGCACCGTGTGAAGGAATGCGAACACTGCGGCCGCTCTCTAGCCGATCAATCCGTCGAGGGCATCGAAAAGCGTCAAGTCCATGACCTGCCACCCCTGCGGCTGATCGTCACCGAGCACCAGGCTGAAACCAAAACCTGCGCTTGCGGCCATCTGAACAAAGCCGCGTTCCCCGAAGGGGTCAACGCTCCCGTGCAATACGGCGAGGGGATCAAGGCTGCGGCCGTGTACCTGAAGAACTATCAGTTCCTGCCCTATGACCGAACCTGCGAACTGCTGAATGACTTCTTCGGCTGCCCGATGAGCGAAGGCACGCTCTGCAATATCATCACCCAATCCCACACGTTGGCCGCCGACCCCGTCGAGAAGATCAAGGAGTTGATCGAGCAGGCCGCCGTGGCACACTTCGACGAGACCGGCTCACGGGTAGACGGCAAGCTGTGGTGGCTGCATTCGGCCTCGACCGCACAGGCAACCTATTATGACATCCATCGCAAACGCGGCCGCGAAGCGATCGATGACATCGGCATCTTGCCCGACTTCCTCGGACGCGCCGTTCACGACTTCTGGAAACCGTACTTCGGCTACGACTGCCTCCATGGCCTCTGCAACGCCCATCACTTGCGCGAACTGATCTTTGCGCATGAGCAGCACCAGCAGGACTGGGCCGACCACATGATCGACTGCCTGCTCGACATCAAAGAGGCCGTCGATCATGCGAAGCAGAGCACCGACCTGTCTGCGTGCAACGCACAGGCAGGCCATCTTGCGGCAGAGCAGATCCAAGCCTTTGAAGCCCGCTACCAGCAAGTCCTCGACGAAGGCTACGCGCAGAATCCGCTGCCGCCGTTGCCGCGCAACGCGAAGAAACGACGGGGCCGCCGCAAGAAGACCAAAGCCCGTAACCTGCTCGAACGGCTCGACGAGCACCGCGATGAAGCGCTTGCGTTCATGTACGACTTCAACGTGCCCTTCGACAACAATCAGGCTGAGCGCGATCTGCGCATGATGAAGGTGCAGCAGAAAATCTCGGGCATGTTCCGAACCAAGGATGGCGCCCAAGCCTTCTGCCGCATTCGAAGCTACATCTCAACCGCCCGCAAGAATGCCGTCGGCGCTATGGATGCGCTGACCCGCCTGTTCAGCGGAAACCCCTTCGTTCCGGCGCTCAATACCTCGTAGCCTCTGCCGCGGATGAACGGACCTCGCCGATCCTACTCGCACTCGCCCCCTCGCAAATCCAGGCGGAGCCATCCCGACTTGCCGCCATCGTCTCGATCCCGTATAGCCCATCTGGAATCGGCTAACGAGAACGGGCGACGAGAACGGCTCACGAGTTGGAAGCGCCTATCGTCCACCGCTCTCGTCGCCCGTTATCGTCAACCGTCCTCTGGGAGAGGGGTACCTGAGTAGTCACCCTGGCGGTTTATCGTGTAATGGGAAATGGCCTGAAGGTTCGGGCGGTGGCTCAGGGTGTCGCGCTGGATCCAGTCATAATGAAAACCGGCGGCATTCGTGTTTCCTCCCCTGTACAGGGTCTGAAACGTATACCGGAGGACTTCGTCCTCCGGGACCGTATGCCGGTAGTACTGACGCCCTCCTCCGCTTTCGCCCACGCCGGCATTTTCGGGGTAATTGATATAATGCTGCATTTCCGCGAAGTCCGGGCTTCCGGCCTCGTCGCGCAGATAGGAGGCGGCAAAACCTCCCCATGCGCTCCGATGATCCACCACAAGGTCCGCCGCTCCCGGAAACGCATTGCTGACGGATATATCCGTACTCCGGATGACGCCTTTTTCCACTCCGGCATAATAGGGCACGGAGACCTCCCAGACGCCGCGCATCGGCGAAAACCCCGCCGGCCGTCCGGAAGCGTCGACTGTGAGTCCCGCATTGCGGTTATGCGTTTCGAACACCGCACCGACCTGCCGCTCGTCATCGCCGGGCGCCGCCATAAACCCGAATTCATGCGTCTCGTTGACGCCCCACGTCTCATCCGGCGCATAGGTGAGGCTGAGTACATTCGTGGCGGAGGCCCCGGTCGAGAAGTGACCCGTTTCCGGAGAGGTGGAGAGGAATCCCATGTGTGCCGACGGGATGATCACGCGATCGCTCACGGTGTCGTCCAGTGCACGAAAATCCTGTGAACAGGCCAGCGCGAGCCGCACGGAGGCGACGGGCGAGGTTCCGCTGAAGTTTCCGAATCACTCCCGCGCCTCGTAGACGAAATTGTCCGATGCGATCCCGTCGTCGTTATGCACGACGTATCCCGTTCCGTCCGAGGCATACGTCACGAACCGCACCTTGACATAGAGACGGTCCGCATGGCCGTAGAATCCGAGTTCCGCGAGCCCCGGCCAGGCGCTCCCGTCCTCGGCCCGAAGAACGATGTTCACCAGGTGGAACTCGTTGAATACCGGTCCGGTGGCGATCGGATACGCATCCGGGGGGTCCCTGTCGAAGTTGAACGAATACCGGATTCCCGCATCCACCAGCGAGAACTCCTTAAGGATCCACTCCGCGTCCCATCCGTCCGGCGAGAATTCGACCGAGGTGGACGGCACGGATCGGTCGTGCCGGATTTGCAGCGAGTAGGACGGGGTGTCCACCGCGGAATACCCGAGTGCCGTGGTAAAGCGCATATCCTCCGCAGCAGCCGCGAAGACCAGCGAAAGCAGGAGAAAACCCGCTATCCGACGCATTTTCCTGCCGGGCCTTTCAGCATTCCACATCATTCGATCTCGACGAGGTGGTGGGGCACGAAATCTTTCGGGTCGGCGGGATACGTACGCTGCCAGCCGCGCTCGCCAAAGGCCCCTTCGCCGCACAGGCCTCCGCGCTCCACGATTTTCTCGTCATTGGCGTCCATGATCGAGGCATCGATCTCCCGGTTCATGATCTCCGAAAGCTCCTCGATCACCCCGCGGCATGCCGGATCGTCAAGCCGGTTCGTGCGGTCGTCCGGATCGTCTTCAAGGTTGTGAAGGGCCTTCGTGCCGCTGTAATAGCGCGTATACTTCCACGGTTCTCTGACGACCATGTAGCCGAGCGAAGACGCGGCGAAGAGGTAGTCGCGCTCCGTTCCGTCATACCCCGGAAGTCCGGGCAGCACTTTGGAGTCGTCGCTCTCGCTGAAAGGCGTTTCGCTGATACGGAGGATGGTGCTGCACAGGTCGGTAAGCGAGACGACGGAATCCACCGTACGGGGTTCCGCGAAGTCCGGCATACGGATAAACAGCGGCACATGAATGCTCGGACGCATGAAGTGGCTTTTGCCGACAAAGCCGTAATCCCCGGCATACTCGCCGTGATCGGCGGCGAAAATGACCACGGTATTCTCGATCCGGCCGGTCCGCTCCAGGGCATCAAGGATGCGCCCGACGCCGATATCGATCTGATGGATCAGGGCGCTGTAGTAGGCCTTGATCCGTTTACGCTGGGGTTCGCTGAACTCGCGGTAGTCTACGCCGTTCCAGTCGAGCCGCATGCCGGCCAGGAAGGCGTCGCGGAACTGATCCGTGATCTCGTTTTCGGGGATGCTGTCCGGCATGTCTTCGGGGTCGAACTGTTCGGCGATATCCTGCGGGGGATCGTAGGGGCAGTGCGGTCCGGGGAAGCCCACCATGCAGGCGAACGGCTGGTCTGAGTCGTACGATTCCAGGAACTCGACCGCGCGGTCCGCGCACCAGATATCCACCTGGTGTTCGAACGGAATACGGCTGGGGGCCGCGCCTTTATGCTCGAAATACCCCGGATTCTCCTTCGCGTGGTACTTCTCGAGACCGTGCGCCCTGAGGTAGTGCCAGTAGTCGTCCCTGACGAGGTAATGCCGCTTGTCCTCCGCGATACTCCGGTGCAGAAAGCCCTCGCTGATATCCCAGGGATAAAAATGCATCTTTCCGATCGCCTCGGTCCAGTAGCCGTTGCGGGCGAGCCGTTCCGGCCATGTGGGCATGCCGCACCGGGCGTGGTCCGGCCGGAGCCAGTGATCGTTGTGAAAGACGCCCGTCCGGATCGCGTTCCGGCCGGTCAGCATCGAGGCCCGCGCGGGGACGCACAGCGGGGAGGGTGAAAAACAGTGCGAATACTTCACGCTTTCCGAACAGAGGCGGTCGATATTCGGGGTCCGCGCGAAATCCGCCCCGTAGCAGCCCAGGTAATCGGCGCGAAGCTGGTCCGGGAACAGCAGCAGTATGTTGGGTTTTTCAGGTCGGCTCATGATGTATTCTCCGGTTTCCGCTCAAAACGGTATTCGCCGTCTCCCTCGATCCACTCCGTGACGCCGCCCGAACTCAGCCGCAGACCGGGTGAGCGGCGGACCCGCACGCGGACCTCTTCCGGCGCGCAGCGCACGACGATTTCCGCGCCGCGCACGCGCAGCGTGAATGCGACGGCTTTCCATCCCTCCGGCAGGCGCGGATCAATCTGCAGACCGTCCGGGGTGACACGCGCGCCTGCAAAACCCTGTACCACCCCGCTGTACGCCCCGCCGTGACAGGCGGTGTGGAGTCCTCCGGCGGTCTCTTCCTTGATGTCCTCCAGGTCCATGGCGGCACCCAGCCGGAACAGGGCCTTCGCGCGTTTGAGCCGGCCGGCGCGGACGGCGACCGCGGCGCATACCCCGGGGGAGAGCGAAGAAAACTGGAGCGTGCGGAGGTCGTAATAGTCAAACGTCGCGCGAACCGTGTCCCCGTCGAAGGCATCCGGCTCGAGGAGCATCGGCAGGATCGCGTCGGCCTGCTTGATGAGCCGGGTCCGGGTGGCATGCGCCTGAAGCGCATCCTGTCGCTCGGCGTCCGGAAGCCCCCGGCCGACCGAGGGGTCGGGGTAGCGGGGCAGACCCGCTTCGCTGTACTCCTTCAGCGGGAGGTCTTCGAGGTTGAAATAGCCCGCAAACTGCTCGATCACGCCGTCCTTCGCGCGGGGGACATGGAGTCCGGATGCGATGTCGCGAAACGTATCCAGTTCGTCATCCCCGAGTCCGGACGCGTCCCGAACCTCGTCGCGATGTTTCGGCGGCGCGCCGTCCCACCACGAGAAGAAGCGTTCGAAGACCCTCTTCGTGAGAAAGTTCGTGTGAAAGTTGTCGTCCACCCCGGTGTGATACTCATCGGGTCCCATCACGTTCCGGATGTGATACGCTCCCGCGTCGGGTCCCTGCCGCCGGGACAGGAAGCTCTTCCAGAAACGCAGCGACTCGACAATCAGCGGCATGAGCCGCGTGCGCAGAAAGGCCTCGTCTCCCGTCTGCTCCGCATAGCGGAAGCAGGCCCAGGCGACGTCCGAGACGATATGGCGCTGATCCAGGATATCGCGACGCAGGGCGCGTCCGTCGTCGGTTACGATCTGGCGGATGCCCTCATTCCCGAGTTCATCGGACTGCCATGGCCAGAGGCACCCCTCGAACCCCTGTTCCCGCGCCCGGCGGCACGCCGCATCGAGCGTGCGCGCCCGGAATGAGAGGATATTGCGGGCGACGGCGGGGGCGGTATTGAGATAGAACGGCAGCAGAAAGATCTCGGTGTCCCAGAAATAATGGCCCCCGTAGTGCTCGGTCGAAAGCCCCTTGGCCCCGATCGAAAAGTCGTCCCGGTCTTCGGCCCCGAGCCCGAGAAGCTGGAAGATATTATAGCGGATCAATCGCTGCGCGTCCTCATCGCCCTCGATCGTCACATCCGCCGACGCCCACTTTTGGCCGAGGGCGGATGCGGACCGCGCGAGTTCTCCGTCGAATCCGGCGTGCTTCATACGCGCCAGGACGAGATCCGCATCTTCAGCCAGCAGCTCCGGATCCTTCCGCCGGGCGTCGTCGACCACCGCGTATTTGACGACCGTGGCCGGCCGGCCGGCGGTGACGTCCAGCTCGACCGACTCCGCCACCTTTTCACAGAAAATCTTTCGTTCGCGTCGGAGGACCGGGGTTTCAGCGCCGAGGAAGGTCGCGAACTCAACATGCGTCCCGCGGTCGCGAAGCGCGAGGCGGGCGTGAAAGTCCTCCTCGTACGGATCGTTGAAGCCGACGAGGTTGAAGTGCCGGATCTGTTCGTCGTACCGGTATCCGCCTTCGCGGCTGGGAAGATACGCGTCAAAAACGGTCTCCACGCGCACCGGCCCCGAATAGTTCTCAAAGGTGAACGTCAGTTCGGCCGCGGCGGCGCGGGGATCGTCGAAGCTGAGGAAACGCCGGCTTTCGAGCGCGACCCGCACCCCGTCGGGCGACTTGAGGATGCAGCTGCGCCGCAGCAGTCCGCCCCGCATATCCAGCTCCCGCCGGTAATCGTGCACGGTGCAGGTGTGCGGTCCGAATCGGGTATCCCCGCAGGCGAGCCGAAGCGTCAGGGGGTCGGGAAAGGTGACGATCTCCGGGGCCAGGGCCTCGGACCGGTCGAAGAGTCCGGCGATATACAGCCCGGGATTCGCCTCCGCAGCTCCCTCGTCCTCTGCGCCCCGCAGTCCCATGCGGGTGTTGCTGAGCGTGAAAAGCGAGGCGCGGAAGGCTGCGGCGTCGGGATCATACCCCCCTGCGTTAACGGTCCACTCACTCATGGCCTTCAGGTTCCGAATTCCACAAGCACCTTGCGGATGTGTTCCTTCCGGGCGCGGATGCGCTCGATCATATCGGGTACGTCGTCGAGCCTGATGCGGTGGGTAATCAGATCGTCGAAGTCGATTATGCCGTTTTCCACGAGGGCGAGCGACTTGATGTGCGCCCATTCGGTGTAGTCGTAATGGTGGCCCGCCGAATAGACCGCCAGCGCCTTCTCATGGATCCAGAAAAAGTTGCCGTCCGGGACCGGTTCGGTGGGTACGCCGAACATCCCCACCCTGCCGAGCCGGCGGGGGAGGCGGCTCATGAGATTGATCGTGTCCGGCTCCCCGCAGGCATCGATGCAGACATCCACGCCCTCGCCGTCCGTCAGGCTTTCGATGCGCGCCACGGGATCTTCGCCGTACGGGTCGATCACGGCGTCCGCGCCCTGCTCCAGGGCGTACTGCCGCCGGTCGGCGATCGGTTCGACCACGAACAGCCGGGCCGCGCCGGCGGCGCGGATCATCCTGCGGAAATAATTTCCGGCACCGCCGTGACCGAGCAGACACACGGTATCGCCGAGACGGACCACCTGCTCGACCATCAGCCACACGGCGGCGGCCATCTCGAGCAGCGCACCGTCTTCCACGGACATCGCCGGCGGGATTTTCAGGTAGTCGCGGTCGATGACCACGTAGTCGGCGAACCCCCCGGAGGCGAACCATCCGCGCACGGAAAGCCGGTCGCCGATATCCACGTCGTCGACCTCGCTTCCCTTGCGCACCACCGAACCGCAGATCTCGTGACCGAGGATGTAGGGGTCGGTCGAGGTGTTCGTGCCCGGCGGGCCGTTATGGACCTCGGCGCCGTCCATCAGATGCTTATCCGTGAGATTGCATATAGAGGTGGCCTCATTTTTGAGAAGAATGCACTTTTCGCTCCAGAACTCGGGCACCGGAACCTTGCGCACCTCCAGCTGACCCGGGGCGGTAACCATCGCGGCCTTCATCGTTTCGGGAATTTGCATTATCCTTCCTCCTCGCTGGTAATTCTGACCTTGAT
It contains:
- a CDS encoding glycoside hydrolase family 65 protein, with the protein product MSEWTVNAGGYDPDAAAFRASLFTLSNTRMGLRGAEDEGAAEANPGLYIAGLFDRSEALAPEIVTFPDPLTLRLACGDTRFGPHTCTVHDYRRELDMRGGLLRRSCILKSPDGVRVALESRRFLSFDDPRAAAAELTFTFENYSGPVRVETVFDAYLPSREGGYRYDEQIRHFNLVGFNDPYEEDFHARLALRDRGTHVEFATFLGAETPVLRRERKIFCEKVAESVELDVTAGRPATVVKYAVVDDARRKDPELLAEDADLVLARMKHAGFDGELARSASALGQKWASADVTIEGDEDAQRLIRYNIFQLLGLGAEDRDDFSIGAKGLSTEHYGGHYFWDTEIFLLPFYLNTAPAVARNILSFRARTLDAACRRAREQGFEGCLWPWQSDELGNEGIRQIVTDDGRALRRDILDQRHIVSDVAWACFRYAEQTGDEAFLRTRLMPLIVESLRFWKSFLSRRQGPDAGAYHIRNVMGPDEYHTGVDDNFHTNFLTKRVFERFFSWWDGAPPKHRDEVRDASGLGDDELDTFRDIASGLHVPRAKDGVIEQFAGYFNLEDLPLKEYSEAGLPRYPDPSVGRGLPDAERQDALQAHATRTRLIKQADAILPMLLEPDAFDGDTVRATFDYYDLRTLQFSSLSPGVCAAVAVRAGRLKRAKALFRLGAAMDLEDIKEETAGGLHTACHGGAYSGVVQGFAGARVTPDGLQIDPRLPEGWKAVAFTLRVRGAEIVVRCAPEEVRVRVRRSPGLRLSSGGVTEWIEGDGEYRFERKPENTS
- a CDS encoding sulfatase; its protein translation is MSRPEKPNILLLFPDQLRADYLGCYGADFARTPNIDRLCSESVKYSHCFSPSPLCVPARASMLTGRNAIRTGVFHNDHWLRPDHARCGMPTWPERLARNGYWTEAIGKMHFYPWDISEGFLHRSIAEDKRHYLVRDDYWHYLRAHGLEKYHAKENPGYFEHKGAAPSRIPFEHQVDIWCADRAVEFLESYDSDQPFACMVGFPGPHCPYDPPQDIAEQFDPEDMPDSIPENEITDQFRDAFLAGMRLDWNGVDYREFSEPQRKRIKAYYSALIHQIDIGVGRILDALERTGRIENTVVIFAADHGEYAGDYGFVGKSHFMRPSIHVPLFIRMPDFAEPRTVDSVVSLTDLCSTILRISETPFSESDDSKVLPGLPGYDGTERDYLFAASSLGYMVVREPWKYTRYYSGTKALHNLEDDPDDRTNRLDDPACRGVIEELSEIMNREIDASIMDANDEKIVERGGLCGEGAFGERGWQRTYPADPKDFVPHHLVEIE
- the tnpC gene encoding IS66 family transposase, encoding MMDARIHSLERQVQDLTSRLDQSDQRVRHLEEQLAKNSRNSSKPPSSDGFKKPAPKSLRKKGKRKSGGQPGHTGHTLAMADKPEHTEVHRVKECEHCGRSLADQSVEGIEKRQVHDLPPLRLIVTEHQAETKTCACGHLNKAAFPEGVNAPVQYGEGIKAAAVYLKNYQFLPYDRTCELLNDFFGCPMSEGTLCNIITQSHTLAADPVEKIKELIEQAAVAHFDETGSRVDGKLWWLHSASTAQATYYDIHRKRGREAIDDIGILPDFLGRAVHDFWKPYFGYDCLHGLCNAHHLRELIFAHEQHQQDWADHMIDCLLDIKEAVDHAKQSTDLSACNAQAGHLAAEQIQAFEARYQQVLDEGYAQNPLPPLPRNAKKRRGRRKKTKARNLLERLDEHRDEALAFMYDFNVPFDNNQAERDLRMMKVQQKISGMFRTKDGAQAFCRIRSYISTARKNAVGAMDALTRLFSGNPFVPALNTS
- a CDS encoding zinc-dependent alcohol dehydrogenase, translated to MQIPETMKAAMVTAPGQLEVRKVPVPEFWSEKCILLKNEATSICNLTDKHLMDGAEVHNGPPGTNTSTDPYILGHEICGSVVRKGSEVDDVDIGDRLSVRGWFASGGFADYVVIDRDYLKIPPAMSVEDGALLEMAAAVWLMVEQVVRLGDTVCLLGHGGAGNYFRRMIRAAGAARLFVVEPIADRRQYALEQGADAVIDPYGEDPVARIESLTDGEGVDVCIDACGEPDTINLMSRLPRRLGRVGMFGVPTEPVPDGNFFWIHEKALAVYSAGHHYDYTEWAHIKSLALVENGIIDFDDLITHRIRLDDVPDMIERIRARKEHIRKVLVEFGT